The genome window CAGAATGACGCTCCTCTGGGCAgcaggtgggtggggggcaggcTGGCTGACTGTGTTGATGGTGTTCCCCGGCTCCTGATGGGGTtgttcctgttgttgttgttgatggtggtggtggtgctgctgctgctgctgatgggtGTGATATGCGGCCTCCAGCTCCTGAGAGTGCTGCTGGATCTGGTGGTGAGCGGGCTCGGAGGCCAGACCACGGTGGACGTTGAACATGATCTGGGTGGTGGTGTTGCCGTTGGCAATGTCCATCTCCAGCCGATCTCCTTCCTGTTTGATCTCAAACGGCAGCGGCTCGGGGCTGTCCCTGGAGGAGCCGTCGGACATGTCTGACAGGGAGCCGTGCGGGGAGTACTTCACCATCTGCCTGTGGCCCTCGCCACGTCCGGACTGCTCCGTTTCTGAAGAGTCAGAGTTCATCATCACCTGGGAGCCGCTGGAGTAACCGCTGGAGTAGTAcggggccgaggaggaggaggacgagcccCCGTTTTCCGCGTTGCCGCTGCCGCTCATTTGCTGGCTCTTCTCGATGTAGGAGGCAGTGGTTATGAGGCCGAAGCGCAgcttcagctgcagcagctccgtcTTGAGCCTCACGTTCTCGTCATTCAGGGCCATGACGCGGTTCTCCAGCACCATGTCGTTGAGACGGCGTTTCTCCCGGGAACGCTTGGCCGCCTCGTTGTTCTTGCGGCGTTTCTCCCAATAGCTGGCGTCTTTCTTCTCGTCCGAAATGAACTCGCGCTTCCGCCTGCAGCTCATGCCAGGTTTGGGCTTGGCGAGGCGGCCCATGCGACTCGGACTCCCTTCGGCAGAAGGAAGAGACTCCTCATAGCTGCTGAAGGTCTCGCCGCAGTTGCTGTTCTCTGAGCTTTTGTTTAACGTTTTGAGGGCTGAGGCTAGATTTTCCATTTTTGTCTCGTGGGAGCCAgtttgaaaagctttttttttgagGAACGAACCTGGTCACAGGTCAAACGGAGGCGGCGCTCTCACAAAGTTTAACACTAAGTGTCCAAAGTAGCCGAAAAGAAGTAGGAAAGCTGGAGTTCAGCATTAGTAGCCCTCATTGATTCAAATGAAGGGGTTTTGTGGTTCAGTGTCTAGACTCCACTCCTCGACCAACTCAGATCAGActttacaaatgtattttttccccTCTAGCTTTGCAGCAGTTGGTTTGTCAGAGCTGAGCCGGCGTCCTGGATCCCGACGTGAACGGCAGGAAGTAGGTCAGCCCGTCTACCTCAGAGTGTCAGCCTCTTGGGGAACCTCGTTCTTGCTCCGCCCGTCTGTCTCTGTTCGGTTGACTGCCAGATGAAAGGctgcagagaagaaaaacaaaaaaaaagaggaaaacacacgttACTCCATGCGGACTTCTGGAGCACCGGTATGCATTTCCATAGCAGACTTAAAATGATGCactcaaaagttatttttttttaatttcctctctGTGTTGTTGGTATTTCAGGCTACAGATATCAAAGACCTATTCCTCCGCCCCAACAGCTTTTGTTTTCCGTTTTGGCTTTAACCTTGCCGGCGTCGCCCCTGGCAACCAATGAACGTCCTTCCCGTCTGACCTTCTGACCTATTGATCCGCTCTGTCTGCGGCCCATGACCCCTGACATTTACCCCGGCGTGTAAATGTTGACTTTTGTGAGAGCGTTGAGTTCGTTGGATGATACCGTTTGATCCTCCGGCTTCTAGTGCAACGTTCGAAACCTGTAGGAAAGAACTGAACTCTCTCTGAGGCAGCAAAACAAATCCCAAAGAGGCGAGTCCACGCGTGAAGTTAATGATAACGTAACGCCGCAGCAATTGCATCAGTCTGACACACGCTGAGACCACAGAACTCCGCCGTTGGGGGATCAGCTCTCTTTGTTTGCCTGAGGACTATTCGGGCTCAGAGGGTGAGTCACACGCTGCCAGGGTTCCCTGGAtacatttcacacacaaaaggaaaaactacTTCCATAAGGGGGCTTTTTTCCCTGACCCACTACTCAAGCGCccacctccctccaccaccCGATACGTTTGTCCTCAGAGGAATGTGGCGGCATTCCTCGCCACAACAACTCGCAATGCCGAATCAATGATGCGGAGTGAGCAGATAAGGGGGGGACAAAGGCAGCGAGCCGCCGCAGGTCaaggacgaggagggggggttcGGAGGGGCTGGGAGCAGCTGGGAGGTTGGGCACCGACGAATGTAGGTCAAGGACCTCCTGGAAAGAAAGCAGAGGCGAGgcacgggggggcggggggcgggaaTGAAAGGGCCCGTTAACATTTCGGGGGTAGAACACGAGAGGTGCTCTGAGGTCTCATAACCACGGAAAGCTTCCGTAACGAGTCGGATAAGAACCAGAACCATGTGGGGATTATCGGGGCATTACGCTCATTACTAAACTCGAATGGaaggatctttttttaaatgccgaATGGCAAATCCAGACAAAAACTCAACAACTACGTGCACGAGCGCCGTTACACCATCTGAATCCAGAATCCCGTAATCTGGCACAGCGTTTGCACTGGTTGTACTCTGCCTTCCACCATTACGTAACTGCAGGTGTGTCCTGGCAATGAGTAGCGATGTACGAGCGCGTTCTTGGAATAAAACCGTTTTAACGCTTCGACAACTTGGattagattattttatttttatttttccgcATCGTGTCCTGCTGATCCAGAAACCGGGGACCGTCTGCTCTCTGTACAGACGAGTCGGAGCTGCGTGGCCCGCCGGAACATGGGGGTCAGCAGAGGTGAGACCAGGGAAAGATaacgaaaaaaaagaagacaaaaagggaCAAAGAGGCGCTGAGAACTCGAGAATTGTCTTAATACAGACGGGAAGGGAGAGCATGCAAGGCCGAGACAAAGACGGAGAATCAATGAAGGAGagtgaaaacaaagagaagGACGCCGAAGAGATTGTATTACAGCTGGataggggtggggggtggaggggggcagtgGCGACAATGTTGCTATTGCATCAATAGAAGGGATGGGTCACCcatagcaacaacaaaaaaagggggcAGAAAgggcagccaatcacatcgactctctctctcttccattgGTGGCGAGGAAAACAACACTGGAGAAGAAGACCTGACAGACGAGACCGGGCACTTACGCAAAATGTGGCACATGAATGAACTCCCGTGATTAatgaagcgcccccccccccccccccatctcccgcGTGAATGAGCGtgaatcgccccccccccttcaaaacACACAGTGCCAGAACACACAGTGCCGCTCCTCAAGAGCTCTGTGTTCCGTGACCTGCGTGCACTCTGTCCGATCCATCATGCGCTCGTCAcgcgtcgtcgtcgtcgctcTCCGTGGCACTTGTGGAATGATggctcagttaaaaaaaaaagacttgctgCTGGCATAACCCCCAAAAAAACGCAGGACCCCGCAAGAGTTTCAATGTGGCGATGAGCACTGGAAACGGTGGACCGAGTCCCCCCcttcttaaaataaaataggGATGCTTCCCCTTTCATGGGTAATGCAATGTGTGGCATGTGCTGCGGGCTTTAGGGGGGTCGATGGGTGGAGTCTACTTTAATTCCGGGTCTTAtctttacaaaaaaagagaagtggGGGGGAATCGGGCAGCGCGCCAGCCAGTCCCATCCAGGCTAGATCCTTGATCCCTATCAGTCTCCCAAGAATGGGGAGAATGAGGACATGAATAAAAGAGCAGCCGAGGGGCTCCATGCGTCGCAGCAGTCACATGTGCGCCTTTAGCCCACTCGTTTCTGTGGATCGCCTCTgcgccatgcccccccccccaaaaaaaccgcAGCGCAGGAACGCCGACCCCGCGGGCTGGTTGCCTTACATGTGGCacgagaagccccccccccccccccccccccgggggaagTCAGGAGGCTGCTGTGTTTCACTTGGTAGAGCCGGACGGTTCCACGAAGCATAAAGAGTGAAGCCCGCAGAACAGTTGCCCGGGCAAACGTTCCGTGACGCAATAGGCTGtaagatattttaaaaagggtGTGTTTGGTTCCCTTTATTGAGTAGGTCTGGATAAGTGTTTCTCTTTCTGCATGACtgcctcttttatttatttgttaaagcGGGGCGAGGGTTTATTTAGGCAGggtctgtgacccccccccacacacaggaCTAGTGTGACCTACATTCACCCGGTTGGATACGGTCGAAGCGCACAGCTACAGACTCCGTGTGCGTGATTGTCTTTCCCTGCGGAttacataaccccccccccccccccctgcaccttGATCcgtttaaatgatttaaatcgGGTGTTACGCAACCCGGCACGGACCTCCTCGGTGAACCCGGCGCGGGGCGCAGGGACGGATGcggcacacgcgcacactttaCAATGCGCCCAAGGTCTCCCGTGCCCACGTGCTGTGCGGAAGACACAAGGCCGGTGGGGGGGAATTAATTCATTGTTGTGCTCTATTTCAAAGCCAGAggtaaaacaaatcaatgtgcCAGTTTAAAAGAAGTATATAATCGTCCATGCGTCTTAAATTGGGACGGCGTCCACGTCACCGACACAATGCAGGAGTGCGAGCACATTGAGGTTAAAATAGGCGTGCGAGTTGAGACCACCGTGCGTGGCTTAATTCCGCCGATTACGCATCAAATATCGTTCATAACaaattgtgagaaatatgtTGCCACCCGCGTGCGTTCTTTGTTGCTCGGTCTGACAGATTCACGCATGTTCCATCGGATCCTCGGTCACGAATCCATCTGTGGTGCGatttcactccccccccccaaaataaacacaattgaaGCTGGTTTTCTTTTTCGCCAGGCGGTTAAAAATAAACCCTCCTATATATATAGTATGTGTCACCTGAGCACATTAAAACGGCACACATCTGACCCGCATTTGATCCAGATGTGGCGATCGGCACCTCACCTGGCAACGGCGTGCTGcatcctttccccccccccccttctaagTCCGAGCCGAGGTTGttaatgaaaagacaaaaagaagaggaaaatatCGACACGAGCATCCAGGACGAGTGCATCCGTTGCGCTGTGGATCAGGCGACTTGTCCTTCGGATTGCAGACAGCAAACCAAGGGTTAACCGAGCTGCACAGCCGCGTTAACCTTTACAAAGAGCAGCCACACGTGACGGAGAGCAGCGCGTCCTCGCTGCCAACGCGGGAGCTTTTCCCCTCAGATGACTGCGTGAACTACTAACCTAAACCAGGATCAAAAAGGTCCCACGTGTAAAAGTGAGCGCGGGACGTTGCTGACGCGGAGAAGGCACCCGAATAGTAGAACATAAAAGAAATGACAGGGCAGCTATTTAAATATGCGCGTGCTGAATAGAATCGGGGTATGTATTAAATACGCATGCACAGCGCGGATGTGTTGGCCGTGCCTCATTACTACCGTGCCTTCGAAAAACCATCCACATCCGCGCGTTTACGCCAAAAACACCGCGCCTTCTTTTCCTGTGAAGGAATCCCGGAACTATTAGCGATCCATACCCGCGACCCCCGCCCGCCGCCTCCctcacgcgcgcacgcacgcccAAGAGCCCCTCGTtgtaaaatgcaaaatgcaCGAAAGCACCAAAACAAACACTCGTGGTGCAAAACTTGGCTGAGGAATTTCCTCCCGGCATGAATAGCGACGCCAGCtcaccctttctctcccccttttaGTCTCCGGAGAGTCCGCGGAGGAAACAGTCCCAGCGGTCCGCTGTCTGTCGGTCGCCGCGTGGATCGGCGCAGGTACACGCGCGGGTGGGAACACAGTGGCGCTTGTTTGCGGTGCGCTCCTCGTGTCGCGTTAGCTCCagttcctctccctctctttctccctccctctatttcctcctccctctcctcctctccgcgaGACTCTGAATGTATGTTAGTAGGTCAGTCGTTGCATAACGGGACGCTTTGAGTGCCTAGTCACGttttttgttccccccccctgctccctccctctcgcctcCAAATGCTGTTGCAGGGGAGGAGatgtcgtggggggggggggggggggggggggggggggggggagacttggCTCAACGCCAGCTCACCCATAAACTCCTATGATGCCCACGAGAAGGTTACTAGCCATTAccaaccagcccccccccccacccccctccacaccaAAAAAAggagtggaaacacacacacacacacacacacacacacacacacacacacacacacacacacaggagcacgCAGTGAGCTCAGGAATATAAAAATAACTCAGCCGGTGTTTTGGGAACAGGACTATTTTCGTCTTTTGTGCCGATAGCAGACTTTGTCTTCCGAGAGCTTCTGAGTAACTGAGATGTTCTAAGGAAAGCAAGCAGCACATGCAGGTGCTGCTTTAAGGGCCTCCACGTGTCCCTGGTTGCCCTCCGGCCTCACAACTGGACAGTTTGTGGTGTTTCTGAGCATCAGGTTCCCTGTAGAGGACATACACACAGATAGAGGACATCACCCTTATTTCTAAGGGGAAAATCAGGGATACGCAGCTTCCTCGTCCCCGATGCAAACTCACTGTGACATGCGCCTTCAGGAGGAAAcgacacacactgctgtcattGTGAGCCCACACAGCAGCGGAACATTTCCTGGGTCTGATGCCCTGTTTGAGCCGAGTAAGCTGCTCTGCAGCCACAGcgcggggtgggggtggggggggggtttgttatGTAACCCGGGGAGCGGCAGGAATGCGTGTGGCGTTGGCAGGAAGGCAGCGTGGGGTTATGTCACTCTGATcgaatccctttgtgtttggGTTATTGGAGGGCAGAACAACAGTCTGAATGGCTGTCTGTCCGTCACGCTGACACCGCCGGGGTCAGAGGGCGCGTTGGTACCGTGAGCCACGCAGCACAGTGACGGCTTCTAGCAGCAATAGTTTGCTTAGATTCCCACCATGACTCCCGCCGTCGACGTGTTTACGGTCTTCTTCCACATCGAAGGGCCGGCTTTGCGTTTAATGGCCGGGAAAGTCGTGTGATCCTCCGGGAAACTCGTgtcctttgtttccttcttgCAACAGTCTTTAAATTTGCAGCGATTAGTTGATCTAATTGCATTGTTTCGTGTCCTTGAAGGAAGTTGAGGaccttttcccccttttttggTAATGGGGCAATTATCTGTTCTCGTCTTTGCTCAAGTACAACCGTACCAATTATGCCAAGTGGCCTTCCttttatgttatatatatatatatatatatattctttctcTGATGAGTGCAATCAAAGCCCCACACATGAGTCCCGATTtgattatgttatgttatgccGTCACGCTGCGTCTCCATTGGGGCGAACTCGGGACGCTGCGGCTCCACGCGTCACGGCtcctttgtttcctttccttccccggAGGAGACGAGCGGCTCCGCTCGTCTCCTTCAGGGCCGGCCCGTgaccctgcgccccccccccccccctgcccctgcCCTataaacactaaacacacacccacgtatctagacacacacgcgcacattcaCGTTGTATCTGCATCACTCCCTCTCTGTTTTTGCACCCCATCCTTATCCCCACCCTACTccatgccgcccccccccccccccaaccccaaccccctTCAAGCTATGTCTGCaagcgttgccatggcaactgtcGCACTGCCTGCCTAGCAACAGGCTTTATTCCTTCGCtatatacaaaaaataaaaaaaggggtgGGGGATAGTGGGGCTgcgtatttattatttatttatttatgtgggTGAGGGCGGGCAGCATGTTGCAGTAGATTCATTAAATCTCTCATAGTGCCCTTTCCCGTGTCCCTGCAGGCTTTATTGCCTCTGGAGTCACTTTTGAAacgtttcttctctttttatttgtggCCAAAATAAGCGTTTGTAGGCCCGTCTAAAACGTAAGGATTGAAACGGGCCGCCCGATTCCATCATTTACATCCCGATTCCCTCAGCGGCTGGAGGAGCTCCACCACAATGACATCGAGTAGTGACGCCCGTTCTTTGGTCTAAATTCAGTTGCCCTCTTTCCTTCACACAGATCGTCACCACGCCGACTGGCCCGAGTACATGCAGTGATCCGTAGCGTGATTACTGGCTTAACTCGTGTTATGGTGTTCATTCTTTTGTTACTCAGCCGTTGTTGTGGGTCTCGCTgcacttttaatgtttttaattcaACACAATCAACACTCTTATGTTAAAATAGTCAacagatttgttgttttatccCAATTAGAAGCAAAATATGCTTTTATATGGTAATATTTTCCACATCGGCTTCATCTTTAGCTCTTGTCCCAGTTTGTACGATGTTAAACAATTGTTTCATGTGATTGTTCTTCGAAGAAAATGAGGCCAGTAAGTgtgagtttgaaaaaaaaacaatgaatcgTTTTTGTTTTGAGAAAGGAATCGGGTCCCACGGACCTGAATGCCACACAAGGGTTAAGAAAGCTGGTGAAACACAACTCGCGGGCTCCTTTAGTGACGCCCATCGTATCGTCTTTGCTGCCCTCTGCCGACTCCAACATGGCGTGATTTATTAGTGGGACCAGTACTTTAATAATTCCCAACTAAGACCATGGGAACCAGTGGTTAGAGGTTTGACATTGTATGTGAGAGTCTAACTCCTGCTGCCCCACTCCTCATCGACTCCGGTCCCCTCCAGATGTTCCCACAAccactctctctgtgtgtctttgtctctctgtgtgtctttgtctctctgtgtgtctgtctctgccgGTCTGCGCAGGGACATCGGGGGAAAGAAACCGTGCTCAGCTCCGCTTCTCTCCCGTCTCCGTCAGAGCGCGTCGGCCAAACCGTGTATCGTCCTCTTTGTTCTCTCATTATCGGCCTTTAGGGAAACTCTGTATGTGCTGAACGAGACAATATTTGCAACAAAGGACGTGGCATAACTGCGGCCCATTGTTCTGGATTTTATTCCTATTATTAAACTTCCCGTAATGCAGTTATATCAGACCCACAGTTCCTTTTAAATGTCCACTTCTTTCAAAGCCAGAAGCAACAACGTAACAAAGACCCGGATGACGGATCATTATGACATCAGGTGTTGTTACGTCAAACTGTGCAGAGCTCACGCCACAACTGCAGGTTCACGATTTCCATGTAAAAGTGTAAGTAATAATCATCTCACCACCACGATGTATTTtcgaatgttttgttttctttattcttaTATATGAAAATGTATACAGAAAGACAAGCGGACAGCGGCATCGCGATGCCGTGATGTAAACAGCGGCGTGTTTGTCGTGGTCACAGTGAGCGGGAGAAAACTATCACACGCTACTTCGGATAACACTCCCTGTTAAACAGCTGGGTTATGAGATGAGACATTTATTACAACGCAGCacaacattcaaaataaaaaaaaagacgagaCATAGTTAAGAGTTCTTAATCGGCCCGTGTGAACGCCCCGCGCCCTCAGTTGACCTTCGCCATGAGCTGCTCCGTGAAAAGCCTCTTCAGCTGCGCCACCTCCTCGCTCAGAGAGTTGAGCTGCGACTTCAGGTGAGTGTTCTCGTGCTTGTACCGGGCCGCGGCGGGCTGGAGTCCGGCGGCCGAGGCCTTGCACTGGGGAGGGGACGGCCTCCCCCTCTGGGCTTCCTCgccctccagctgctggagccAGGAGCCGGCGCAGTTCCCCGATGCCGCTTCGCCGCCGCTCGGCCCCTTGAGGTCCTCCCTGGGACCATCGCGTCCCTGCGCGGGGCTCCGCCGGCCCCCCGCGGCTTCGAACGCCTCCCCGCCGCCGGGGGTCTTGAAACGCAGTTTGTGGGGGAGGTTCTTAATGAACTCGCCTTGGTCCCACCTCGCTGAGGCGGCTCCCGATCTGTGGTGGACGATGACGGGGGAGTGGTGCAGGTCGCCGGCCAGCTCCTCCGCCC of Gasterosteus aculeatus chromosome 11, fGasAcu3.hap1.1, whole genome shotgun sequence contains these proteins:
- the LOC120827943 gene encoding uncharacterized protein LOC120827943; this translates as MENLASALKTLNKSSENSNCGETFSSYEESLPSAEGSPSRMGRLAKPKPGMSCRRKREFISDEKKDASYWEKRRKNNEAAKRSREKRRLNDMVLENRVMALNDENVRLKTELLQLKLRFGLITTASYIEKSQQMSGSGNAENGGSSSSSSAPYYSSGYSSGSQVMMNSDSSETEQSGRGEGHRQMVKYSPHGSLSDMSDGSSRDSPEPLPFEIKQEGDRLEMDIANGNTTTQIMFNVHRGLASEPAHHQIQQHSQELEAAYHTHQQQQQHHHHHQQQQQEQPHQEPGNTINTVSQPAPHPPAAQRSVILYGSSSASYPVDALMRHQDADVPAAQKHGADGQPCASWLPQFMTESATETLAEVTEQLERKTLHSPAYEPSDGRDESGERKGHRVCQPAQQPQHHQQERHSSAEVLHRQVKGVDHPHLYHSHQQPHHSYLSAQDEEPPVLTYEGGHGGGAYYRGPSHPKDTSSSSDKDASTDDEEFPPSSSSGTVDYHGQLVSSLHPPASPPPPTSQAPGRDPQVEVKGTALPHKLRLKHRAMSSGGNCEGRESPTTPPPATPPPLPQHPYLSLMSLQNITQESPVRGFRQAASAEGGRTESGKKEMGGRRNKRRD